The genomic window CATTCGGACAACTTACGAGTGGTGTCATTGATTTTATGAATGAATACACTTTCTCTAATTTTGTTCTAGCTATCAAGTCAGCAGGATTCATTGCCAGCAAGTTAATCAATTCTCAAATGACCCTTGACTTTGCCTACACTCTATACTTACTATTGAATGCAGATCCAAATATAGACAAGACGCAAATCAAGCATTATGTGGTTAAATGGTATGTAATGACTACTTTGACAAGTAGATATATAACATCGCCAGAAACTGTAATGGATATGGATATAAAACGTATCAAAGAAAGAGGGTTCCTAAACTACTTTAGTGAAGTGGAAGCTGCGAATCTTTCCGATACTTTCTGGGATATAGCTTTGGTGCAATATCTTGAAACATCTGTGATAAATAGTCCATACTTCAATCTTTATTTGGCATCTCAAATACATGATGCAGATGATGCCTTGTTTACATGTGGATACAAAGTCAATGACCTTATAACTGTAATTGGTGATGTACATCATATTTTCCCTAAAAAATACTTGATTAAGAATGGAGTAAATGAGAAATCAAAATATAATCAGATAGCCAATTACACATATTTAGACACCCAGGTTAATAAGGCTGTGCGAGATGATTCTCCTAATATATATTTCTCTAAAGTCTTCGAACAGTGCGAAACCGGTATTGCTGTTTATGGAAACATAACAGATAAAGCATTACTGCTCAAGAATCTCCAGCAGAACTGTATCCCTGAAACTATATTACAAATGGAACATACAAATTATGAAGAATTTCTTGCAGAGAGACGTAAGCTGATGGCGAAGAAGATAAAGAAGTATTATTATAGTTTATAGACATATTATTTAATTCTTTCTTTTATTATGTGTGATTTAAAAAAAAGAACTCATATATTTATAGATACCTCTGTGTTTCAAGCAGAAGGATTTCTCAAGGAATCGAGCCGAGTGTCAAAGTTATTTGGTCTTGCTGCAAAAGGCCACCTGACTATCTTATTACCTGAGATTACAAAAGAAGAATGGCGCAAACATTTTTGTGAGGCGACTCTTTTACCAGTTGATGAATTCAAACGAAGAATGATGGTTATGGGTAGTCCAGATGAATTATCTAAAGCTCTAGAAATCATTTCTGCAATTGACAGTGAATCAATATCAACAGCAGTTCTTGACTCAAGTATTGCAAAAGCCAGGATTCAGATTATAGGATACGACTATTGCAATGACGTCGAAGGGATATTCAAGAAGTACTTTAATAGCGAGAAACCTTTTGGGAAAAAGGGAAAACAAAAAGAATTCCCTGATGCATTCGTTCTAAGTGCTCTTGAACAATATGCTAAGAAGAATCGTATTGAGAACATTATTCTCTTGAGCCATGACGGTGATATGTTTGACTACAAAAGCGATGTTTTAATCCAAAAAGAAATTGGTGAATATTTGAATGGAATCCTGAAAGAGATAGCTACATCCGAAGCAGAAAAAAGAGATATCGAAAGACTATATGCCTATTTTCATAAAGGGAAGATTTCATTTGCTGCAGACCTAAAAGAGCAATTGACAGATTACCTTCTTGATTATAGTGTATACGATAATCGAGTCCAATGGCAAGAAATTGAAGACGTAACAATTAAAGAA from Parabacteroides distasonis ATCC 8503 includes these protein-coding regions:
- a CDS encoding PIN domain-containing protein, with protein sequence MCDLKKRTHIFIDTSVFQAEGFLKESSRVSKLFGLAAKGHLTILLPEITKEEWRKHFCEATLLPVDEFKRRMMVMGSPDELSKALEIISAIDSESISTAVLDSSIAKARIQIIGYDYCNDVEGIFKKYFNSEKPFGKKGKQKEFPDAFVLSALEQYAKKNRIENIILLSHDGDMFDYKSDVLIQKEIGEYLNGILKEIATSEAEKRDIERLYAYFHKGKISFAADLKEQLTDYLLDYSVYDNRVQWQEIEDVTIKEEVALSFSDKDIQLTEINKEYLEAICFVDVDAIADVEHVDESMSYWDSEENNYLFKEYTTSEVEISASIKLTIRMDRTELVMGQDPAVELCEIEYRDLQEAIDGETEY